From the Malus domestica chromosome 17, GDT2T_hap1 genome, one window contains:
- the LOC103427406 gene encoding 4-coumarate--CoA ligase 1, whose product MAIETIPNDIVYRSKLPDIPIPKHLPLHSYCLHNKNHSSSKPCIIDGATGDIYTFADVELNARRVASGLNKLGIQQGDVIMLLLPNSPAFAFAFLGASFRGAMTTAANPFFTPAEILKQAKASKAKLIITLACYYDKVKDLSSSSDDVHDIKLMCVDSPPDPSCLHFSELLQADEKDMPEVDISPDDVVALPYSSGTTGLPKGVMLTHKGLVTSVAQQVDGENPNLYYSTDDVILCVLPLFHIYSLNSVLLCGLRAGAAILMMNKFEIVSLLGLIDKYKVSIAPIVPPIVLAIAKFPDLDKYDLSSIRVLKCGGAPLGKELEDTVRAKFPNVTLGQGYGMTEAGPVLTMSLAFAKQPFEVKPGGCGTVVRNAELKIVDPESGASLPRNQPGEICIRGDQIMKGYLNDPESTRTTIDKEGWLHTGDIGFIDDDDELFIVDRLKELIKYKGFQVAPAELEALLITHPSVSDAAVVPMKDEAAGEVPVAFVVRSNNSQLTEDEVKQFISKQVVFYKRINRVFFIEAIPKSPSGKILRKDLRAKLAAGFPN is encoded by the exons ATGGCTATAGAAACTATCCCAAACGACATCGTTTACCGGTCCAAACTCCCCGACATCCCCATCCCAAAACACCTCCCTCTCCACTCCTACTGCCTCCACAACAAAAACCACTCGAGCTCTAAGCCCTGTATCATCGACGGCGCCACCGGAGACATATACACCTTCGCCGATGTGGAACTTAACGCACGCAGAGTAGCTTCAGGGCTCAACAAGCTTGGAATCCAACAAGGCGACGTCATCATGCTCTTGCTCCCCAACTCCCCAGCGTTCGCCTTTGCCTTCCTCGGAGCCTCCTTTCGCGGCGCTATGACAACCGCGGCGAACCCTTTCTTCACACCCGCCGAGATCTTAAAACAGGCCAAGGCCTCAAAAGCTAAACTCATCATCACCTTAGCGTGCTACTACGACAAGGTCAAGGACTTATCGTCATCAAGTGACGATGTTCACGACATTAAGCTAATGTGCGTCGACTCTCCGCCTGATCCGAGCTGTTTGCATTTCTCCGAGCTTCTTCAAGCTGATGAAAAGGACATGCCGGAGGTTGACATCAGCCCAGACGACGTCGTCGCTCTACCCTACTCGTCCGGGACGACAGGCTTGCCTAAGGGGGTGATGCTAACGCACAAGGGTCTTGTGACAAGCGTTGCTCAGCAGGTGGACGGGGAAAATCCCAACTTGTATTATAGCACCGACGACGTCATCTTATGCGTGCTGCCACTTTTTCATATTTATTCTTTGAACTCGGTATTGCTTTGTGGACTTAGAGCAGGAGCTGCCATTTTGATGATGAACAAGTTTGAGATTGTTTCTCTGTTGGGCTTGATCGACAAGTACAAGGTTAGTATTGCACCGATCGTGCCGCCGATCGTTTTGGCCATCGCCAAGTTTCCCGATCTTGATAAGTACGATTTGTCGTCGATTCGAGTGCTTAAGTGTGGAGGGGCACCCCTTGGGAAGGAGCTTGAGGATACTGTGAGAGCCAAGTTTCCCAATGTCACACTTGGTCAG GGATATGGAATGACAGAGGCAGGGCCAGTATTGACCATGTCATTGGCATTTGCCAAGCAACCCTTCGAGGTCAAACCAGGTGGATGTGGCACCGTCGTCCGAAATGCAGAGCTCAAGATCGTTGATCCTGAATCTGGTGCTTCTTTGCCACGCAACCAGCCTGGAGAGATTTGCATTAGAGGTGACCAGATCATGAAAG GTTATCTTAATGATCCGGAGTCGACAAGGACAACCATAGACAAGGAAGGTTGGCTACACACCGGTGATATAGGCTtcattgatgatgatgatgagctCTTCATTGTTGATCGGTTGAAGGAACTGATCAAATACAAAGGGTTCCAAGTGGCCCCTGCTGAACTTGAAGCCTTGCTCATCACCCATCCTAGTGTTTCTGATGCTGCTGTTGTCCC AATGAAGGATGAGGCAGCTGGAGAGGTTCCGGTTGCATTTGTAGTAAGGTCAAATAATTCTCAGCTCACTGAGGACGAAGTCAAGCAATTTATCTCTAAACAG GTTGtattttataaaagaataaatcgAGTATTTTTCATCGAAGCCATTCCGAAGTCACCGTCGGGCAAAATCTTGCGGAAGGACTTGAGAGCAAAGCTTGCTGCTGGGTTTCCAAACTGA